A window from Leifsonia shinshuensis encodes these proteins:
- a CDS encoding HpcH/HpaI aldolase/citrate lyase family protein gives MPIRLNPTPTFADRLKQADRTLYGMWSCAGSPLVAEICAGSGLDIVLIDGEHSPVNLESILAQLQAVAPYPAVPVVRAPFGDTVILKQLLDLGAQNILVPMVDSVAQAEAMVRAVRYPPHGVRGVGSALARSSRWSRIPDYLARASDLVSLTVQIETTDGLEAAADIAAVDGVDALLVGPADLAASMDLLGQQNHPDVVAAVERVIEAGLAAGTPVGVNAFDPATAERYAAAGAAYVLVGADVTLLARASEALADRFVGASPDAPAAASY, from the coding sequence ATGCCGATTCGTCTAAACCCGACGCCCACCTTCGCCGACCGCCTGAAGCAGGCGGATCGCACCCTGTACGGGATGTGGTCCTGCGCCGGCAGCCCGCTCGTCGCGGAGATCTGCGCGGGCAGCGGGCTCGACATCGTGCTGATCGACGGCGAGCACTCCCCCGTGAACCTGGAGTCGATCCTGGCCCAGCTGCAGGCCGTCGCGCCGTACCCGGCCGTGCCGGTCGTCCGCGCTCCGTTCGGCGACACGGTGATCCTCAAGCAGCTGCTCGACCTGGGCGCGCAGAACATCCTCGTGCCGATGGTCGACAGCGTCGCGCAGGCGGAGGCGATGGTCCGCGCCGTCCGCTACCCGCCGCACGGTGTGCGCGGCGTGGGCAGCGCGCTGGCCCGCTCGTCGCGCTGGAGCCGCATCCCGGACTACCTGGCACGGGCGAGCGACCTCGTGTCGCTGACCGTCCAGATCGAGACGACCGACGGACTGGAAGCGGCCGCGGACATCGCCGCGGTCGACGGTGTGGATGCGCTGCTCGTGGGCCCCGCGGACCTGGCCGCGTCGATGGACCTGCTCGGCCAGCAGAACCACCCCGACGTCGTCGCCGCCGTGGAGCGCGTGATCGAGGCCGGCCTCGCGGCGGGCACACCGGTCGGGGTGAACGCGTTCGACCCGGCCACCGCGGAACGCTACGCCGCGGCGGGCGCCGCCTACGTGCTCGTCGGAGCGGACGTGACCCTGCTCGCCCGAGCCTCCGAAGCACTCGCCGACCGCTTCGTCGGGGCCTCCCCCGACGCCCCGGCTGCCGCATCCTATTGA
- the hpaD gene encoding 3,4-dihydroxyphenylacetate 2,3-dioxygenase, producing the protein MTITPGAPEPIVTAADPIPAPTDRIPTPKATPPDVVRCAYMELVVTDLAASREFYVDVLDLVVTEEDENTVYLRSFEEFIHHNLVLRKGPVAAVAAFSYRVRTPEDLGRAVEFYTELGCRVERRSEGFTKGIGDSVRVEDPLGFPYEFFYEVEHVERLAWRYDLYTPGALVRLDHFNQVTPDVPRAVKYMEDLGFRVTEDIQDEHGTTYAAWMRRKPTVHDTAMTGGDGPRMHHVAFATHEKHNIIAICDKLGALRRSDCIERGPGRHGVSNAFYLYLRDPDGHRVEIYTQDYYTGDPDNPVVTWDVHDNQRRDWWGNPVVPSWYTEASTVLDLDGNPQPLTTRTDDSEMEVTIGADGFSYTRKEDEPRGFKLGAQV; encoded by the coding sequence ATGACCATCACCCCCGGCGCGCCCGAGCCCATCGTGACCGCAGCCGATCCGATTCCGGCCCCCACCGACCGCATCCCGACGCCGAAGGCGACTCCGCCGGACGTCGTCCGCTGCGCGTACATGGAGCTCGTCGTCACCGACCTCGCGGCCAGCCGCGAGTTCTACGTCGACGTGCTCGACCTCGTCGTGACCGAGGAGGACGAGAACACCGTCTACCTGCGGTCGTTCGAGGAGTTCATCCACCACAACCTCGTGCTGAGAAAGGGCCCGGTGGCGGCCGTCGCGGCGTTCTCGTACCGCGTGCGCACGCCCGAGGACCTGGGCCGCGCCGTGGAGTTCTACACCGAGCTCGGCTGCCGGGTGGAGCGTCGCAGCGAGGGGTTCACGAAGGGCATCGGCGATTCGGTCCGCGTCGAGGACCCGCTCGGCTTCCCGTACGAGTTCTTCTACGAGGTGGAGCACGTGGAGCGTCTGGCGTGGCGCTATGACCTCTACACGCCGGGTGCGCTGGTCCGGCTCGACCACTTCAACCAGGTCACACCGGACGTCCCGCGTGCCGTGAAGTACATGGAGGACCTCGGCTTCCGCGTGACCGAGGACATCCAGGACGAGCACGGCACGACCTACGCCGCGTGGATGCGCCGCAAGCCCACCGTGCACGACACCGCGATGACCGGCGGCGACGGCCCGCGGATGCACCACGTCGCGTTCGCCACGCACGAGAAGCACAACATCATCGCCATCTGCGACAAGCTCGGGGCTCTGCGCCGCAGCGACTGCATCGAACGGGGGCCGGGCCGTCACGGCGTCTCGAACGCGTTCTACCTGTACCTCCGCGACCCGGACGGTCACCGCGTGGAGATCTATACGCAGGACTACTACACGGGCGACCCGGACAACCCCGTCGTCACCTGGGATGTGCACGACAACCAGCGCCGCGACTGGTGGGGCAACCCGGTCGTGCCGTCCTGGTACACGGAGGCGTCGACCGTCCTCGACCTCGACGGGAACCCGCAGCCGCTGACCACGCGCACCGACGACTCCGAGATGGAGGTCACGATCGGGGCGGACGGCTTCTCGTACACCCGCAAGGAGGACGAGCCCCGGGGCTTCAAGCTCGGCGCTCAGGTCTGA
- the hpaE gene encoding 5-carboxymethyl-2-hydroxymuconate semialdehyde dehydrogenase has translation MAQHHIPENLPDRIQHFIDGRFVDSVSGKTFDVLDPVSNEVYVQAAAGQKEDIDLAVAAATRAFREGPWPRMKPRERARVLNRIADAVEAQDARLAELETFDTGLPITQALGQAQRAAENFRFFADLIVAQADDAYKVPGSQLNYVNRKPIGVAGLITPWNTPFMLESWKLAPALATGNTVVLKPAEFTPLSASLWAEIFRAAGVPDGVFNLVNGLGEEAGDALVKHPDVPLISFTGESRTGQIIFANAAPFLKGLSMELGGKSPAVVFADADLDAAIDSTLFGVFSLNGERCTAGSRILVERPVYDEFLERYAERAKHIVVGDPHDPKTEVGALVHPEHYEKVMSYVELGKQEGRLLAGGGRPEGLDHGNYVAPTVFADVAPDARIFQEEIFGPVVAITPFDTDDEALELANGVRYGLAAYIWTSDLERAHTFAQNVEAGMVWLNSHNVRDLRTPFGGVKASGLGHEGGYRSIDFYTDQQAVHITLGPVHTARFGATAHQPEEAAEAAEDAGDA, from the coding sequence ATGGCGCAGCACCACATCCCCGAGAACCTTCCCGACCGCATCCAGCACTTCATCGACGGCCGCTTCGTCGACAGCGTATCGGGCAAGACCTTCGACGTGCTCGACCCGGTGTCGAACGAGGTCTACGTGCAGGCGGCCGCCGGGCAGAAGGAGGACATCGATCTCGCCGTCGCCGCGGCCACCCGCGCCTTCCGCGAGGGTCCATGGCCCCGGATGAAGCCGCGCGAGCGCGCCCGGGTGCTGAACCGGATCGCCGACGCGGTCGAGGCTCAGGATGCGCGGCTCGCCGAGCTCGAGACCTTCGACACCGGCCTGCCGATCACCCAGGCGCTGGGGCAGGCGCAGCGCGCTGCCGAGAACTTCCGCTTCTTCGCCGACCTCATCGTCGCGCAGGCGGACGACGCGTACAAGGTGCCCGGCAGTCAGCTGAACTACGTGAACCGCAAGCCGATCGGCGTGGCCGGGCTCATCACGCCCTGGAACACCCCGTTCATGCTGGAGAGCTGGAAACTCGCCCCGGCTCTCGCGACCGGGAACACCGTCGTGCTGAAGCCCGCCGAGTTCACGCCGCTCTCCGCGAGCCTGTGGGCGGAGATCTTCCGGGCGGCCGGCGTTCCCGACGGCGTCTTCAACCTCGTCAACGGTCTCGGCGAGGAGGCCGGGGATGCGCTGGTGAAGCACCCGGACGTGCCGCTCATCTCGTTCACCGGCGAGAGCCGCACCGGCCAGATCATCTTCGCGAACGCCGCGCCGTTCCTGAAGGGGCTCTCGATGGAGCTGGGCGGCAAGTCCCCCGCCGTCGTCTTCGCCGACGCCGACCTCGACGCCGCCATCGACTCGACGCTGTTCGGCGTCTTCTCGCTGAACGGCGAGCGGTGCACGGCTGGTTCGCGCATCCTCGTCGAGCGTCCGGTCTACGACGAGTTCCTCGAGCGGTACGCCGAGAGGGCGAAGCACATCGTCGTCGGCGACCCGCACGACCCGAAGACCGAGGTCGGCGCGCTCGTGCACCCCGAGCACTACGAGAAGGTCATGTCGTACGTCGAGCTCGGCAAACAGGAGGGCCGGCTGCTCGCGGGCGGCGGCCGCCCGGAGGGCCTGGACCACGGCAACTACGTGGCGCCGACCGTCTTCGCCGATGTCGCCCCCGACGCCCGGATCTTCCAGGAGGAGATCTTCGGACCGGTCGTCGCCATCACCCCGTTCGACACCGACGACGAGGCGCTGGAACTCGCCAACGGCGTGCGCTACGGCCTCGCCGCGTACATCTGGACCAGCGACCTGGAGCGCGCGCACACCTTCGCCCAGAACGTCGAGGCCGGAATGGTGTGGCTGAACTCGCACAACGTCCGCGACCTCCGCACGCCGTTCGGCGGGGTGAAGGCGTCGGGCCTCGGGCACGAGGGCGGCTATCGATCCATCGACTTCTACACCGACCAGCAGGCGGTCCACATCACGCTTGGCCCCGTCCACACCGCCCGGTTCGGCGCCACGGCGCACCAGCCCGAGGAGGCCGCCGAGGCGGCCGAGGACGCCGGCGACGCCTGA
- a CDS encoding fumarylacetoacetate hydrolase family protein encodes MTDIPRPGKIIAVHLNYRSRAAQRGRTPAQPSYFFKPSSSVAATGGELERPAGTELLAFEGEIALIVGRAARRVSPEDGWSVISGVTAANDFGLYDLRAADKGSNVRSKGGDGFTPLGPDVLPAGELDPAALRVRTWLNGELVQEGTTDDLLFPFGRLVADLSQLMTLEPGDVILTGTPAGSSVTAPGDTVEVEVDAPSAPGAPSTGRLVTHITEGTIPFGDFGTKPSVDDLQRAEAYGTQPEPAWTLTDELRAKLNSVATATLSSQLRKRGLDNVSIDGLTSTRPDVRVVGTARTLRYVPNREDLFRSHGGGYNAQKRAFDAVGPGEVLVIEARGERGSGTVGDVLALRAQVNGAAAIVTDGGVRDLAVVASLDIPTYHNGPHPAVLGRKHVPWDTDLTIACGGATVQPGDVIVGDADGLLVIPPTLVEEVVADAIEQEREEEFIAEQVAAGHPVDGLFPMNAEWRERYRAWSTQH; translated from the coding sequence GTGACGGACATCCCCCGGCCCGGCAAGATCATCGCGGTGCACCTGAACTACCGCTCGCGCGCTGCGCAGCGCGGCCGCACCCCCGCCCAGCCCTCCTACTTCTTCAAGCCGTCGTCCTCCGTGGCCGCCACCGGCGGCGAGCTCGAGCGTCCGGCCGGCACCGAGCTGCTGGCCTTCGAGGGCGAGATCGCCCTCATCGTGGGACGGGCGGCCCGCCGCGTCTCCCCCGAGGACGGCTGGTCCGTCATCTCGGGCGTGACCGCTGCGAACGACTTCGGCCTCTACGACCTGCGCGCCGCCGACAAGGGGTCCAACGTCCGCTCCAAGGGCGGCGACGGCTTCACCCCCCTCGGCCCGGACGTCCTGCCGGCCGGCGAGCTCGACCCGGCCGCACTCCGCGTCCGCACCTGGCTGAACGGGGAGCTGGTGCAGGAGGGCACGACCGACGACCTGCTCTTCCCGTTCGGCCGGCTCGTCGCCGACCTCTCGCAGCTGATGACCCTGGAGCCCGGCGACGTGATCCTCACCGGCACCCCCGCCGGCTCGTCCGTCACGGCGCCCGGTGACACGGTCGAGGTCGAGGTGGATGCGCCCAGCGCCCCGGGCGCGCCGAGCACCGGCCGCCTGGTGACGCACATCACCGAGGGCACCATCCCGTTCGGCGACTTCGGCACGAAGCCCAGCGTCGACGACCTCCAGCGCGCCGAGGCCTACGGCACGCAGCCCGAACCCGCCTGGACGCTCACCGACGAGCTGCGCGCGAAGCTCAACAGCGTCGCCACCGCCACCCTCAGCTCGCAGCTTCGCAAGCGCGGCCTCGACAACGTCTCCATCGACGGCCTCACCTCCACGCGGCCCGACGTGCGCGTGGTGGGCACGGCCCGCACCCTCCGTTACGTGCCGAACCGCGAGGACCTCTTCCGTTCGCACGGCGGCGGCTACAACGCTCAGAAGCGCGCGTTCGATGCGGTCGGCCCCGGCGAAGTGCTCGTCATCGAGGCGCGCGGCGAGCGCGGCAGCGGCACCGTCGGCGACGTGCTCGCCCTGCGCGCGCAGGTCAACGGCGCCGCCGCGATCGTCACCGACGGCGGCGTGCGCGACCTCGCCGTGGTCGCCTCCCTCGACATCCCGACCTACCACAACGGCCCGCACCCCGCGGTGCTCGGCCGCAAGCACGTCCCCTGGGACACCGACCTCACCATCGCGTGCGGCGGCGCGACCGTGCAGCCCGGCGACGTGATCGTGGGCGACGCGGACGGCCTCCTGGTCATCCCGCCCACCCTGGTCGAGGAGGTCGTCGCCGACGCGATCGAGCAGGAGCGCGAAGAGGAGTTCATCGCCGAGCAGGTCGCCGCGGGCCACCCGGTCGACGGGCTGTTCCCGATGAACGCCGAGTGGAGAGAGAGGTACCGCGCATGGTCGACGCAGCACTGA
- a CDS encoding FAD-dependent oxidoreductase — protein MAPSVIVIGAGVVGASAAWSLARAGASVLLLEAFERGHDRGSSHGATRIFRHGYAEQDYVALSVRALDGWKHLERTSGRRIFDRTGAVDHGDPEALSAIAEAQDAAELPYEWLTGAEAAGRWPGLRFEERVLFSPGGGRLRAADAVDALLDAAEAAGARLRFGVRASGIDPDGDAVAVTASDGTHTADRVVVAAGSWTPELVRPWLAANGVTIPTVTVTEEQPAHFPLRPGPAHDESRWPSFVHHPTADGSPSVYGLLTPGEGVKVGFHGTGPAVDPDRRDRTIDPTRLGRLQEYVAEWVPGVDATRPEGISCLYDSTESEDFVLDRVGPVVVATGFSGHGFKFGPALGDILSRLALDGEPAEPRFRLAVASPDA, from the coding sequence ATGGCCCCCAGCGTGATCGTCATCGGCGCCGGAGTCGTCGGCGCCTCGGCTGCCTGGTCGCTGGCGCGCGCCGGCGCATCTGTCCTCCTGCTGGAGGCGTTCGAACGCGGGCACGACCGCGGATCGTCGCACGGCGCCACGCGGATCTTCCGGCACGGGTACGCCGAGCAGGACTACGTGGCGCTCTCCGTCCGCGCCCTGGACGGCTGGAAGCACCTGGAGCGGACCTCCGGGCGGCGGATCTTCGACCGCACCGGCGCCGTCGACCACGGCGACCCCGAGGCGCTCTCGGCGATCGCAGAGGCGCAGGATGCGGCCGAGCTGCCCTACGAGTGGCTCACCGGCGCCGAGGCGGCCGGTCGCTGGCCGGGGCTGCGCTTCGAGGAGAGGGTGCTGTTCAGCCCGGGCGGTGGCCGGCTGCGTGCGGCGGACGCGGTGGATGCGCTGCTCGACGCTGCGGAGGCTGCCGGCGCGCGACTACGGTTCGGCGTGCGGGCCTCCGGGATCGATCCGGACGGTGACGCTGTGGCCGTGACCGCCTCCGACGGAACGCACACGGCCGACCGGGTCGTGGTGGCCGCCGGTTCGTGGACGCCCGAGCTCGTCCGTCCCTGGCTGGCCGCGAACGGCGTCACGATCCCGACGGTCACCGTCACCGAGGAGCAGCCGGCGCACTTCCCCCTGCGGCCCGGTCCCGCGCACGACGAGAGCAGGTGGCCGAGCTTCGTGCACCATCCCACCGCCGACGGCTCGCCCAGCGTCTACGGGCTGCTGACTCCGGGGGAGGGTGTGAAGGTGGGCTTCCACGGAACCGGACCGGCCGTCGACCCCGACCGGCGCGACCGGACCATCGACCCCACACGGCTCGGCCGCCTGCAGGAGTACGTCGCGGAGTGGGTGCCCGGCGTCGACGCCACGCGTCCGGAGGGCATCAGCTGCCTCTACGACAGCACGGAGTCGGAGGACTTCGTGCTCGACCGCGTCGGCCCGGTGGTCGTCGCGACCGGGTTCTCGGGCCACGGCTTCAAGTTCGGTCCAGCGCTCGGCGACATCCTGAGCCGCCTCGCGCTGGACGGCGAGCCCGCCGAACCGCGCTTCCGCCTCGCGGTCGCGTCGCCCGACGCGTGA
- a CDS encoding GntR family transcriptional regulator, translated as MVDAALKQASPSKSQLAYDFIRTRIDDGRYVSGFRLVLGQIAGELDISVVPVREAIRRLEAEGLVTFEKNVGAQVALLQEAEYTYTMETLALVEGAATRMSAPLLDGDHIERARMINREMIACLDDFIPHRFTQLNQEFHAVLFEECPNPHILDLVHRGWNRLTVLRDSTFSFVPGRARESVDEHEQILALIESGADPLDIELAARSHRLATLDSLHAYQSEHKQQH; from the coding sequence ATGGTCGACGCAGCACTGAAGCAGGCGTCCCCGAGCAAGTCGCAGCTCGCCTACGACTTCATCCGCACGCGCATCGACGACGGCCGGTACGTCTCCGGGTTCCGCCTGGTGCTCGGACAGATCGCCGGCGAGCTCGACATCAGCGTCGTCCCGGTCCGGGAGGCCATCCGGCGGCTGGAGGCGGAAGGGCTGGTGACGTTCGAGAAGAACGTCGGCGCCCAGGTCGCCCTGCTGCAGGAGGCCGAGTACACGTACACGATGGAGACCCTCGCACTCGTGGAGGGCGCGGCGACCCGGATGTCCGCTCCCCTGCTGGACGGCGACCACATCGAGCGCGCCCGGATGATCAACCGCGAGATGATCGCGTGTCTCGACGACTTCATCCCCCACCGGTTCACGCAGCTGAACCAGGAGTTCCACGCGGTGCTGTTCGAGGAGTGCCCGAACCCGCACATCCTCGACCTCGTGCACCGCGGCTGGAACCGCCTGACCGTGCTGCGCGACTCCACCTTCAGCTTCGTGCCCGGCCGCGCCCGCGAGTCGGTCGACGAGCACGAGCAGATCCTCGCTCTGATCGAGTCCGGCGCCGATCCGCTGGACATCGAGCTCGCCGCCCGCAGCCATCGGCTGGCGACCCTCGATTCGCTGCACGCGTACCAGAGCGAGCACAAGCAGCAGCACTGA
- a CDS encoding type II toxin-antitoxin system VapC family toxin, protein MKWLLDTVALSATRRPDRADPAVIRWLELQNPYSLYISAMTMFEIELGTAQKEHSDPAQGADLRRWVDDVQLTFGERILPVDHEIAGVAAAYHVPDPRPERDALIAATAEVANLVVVTRNVRDFEAFGVPLFDPWSAGS, encoded by the coding sequence GTGAAGTGGCTCCTGGACACGGTCGCGCTCTCGGCCACTCGGCGCCCCGATCGGGCGGACCCGGCCGTCATCCGCTGGCTGGAACTGCAGAACCCGTACTCGCTGTACATCTCGGCGATGACCATGTTCGAGATCGAGCTGGGCACAGCGCAGAAGGAACACTCCGACCCTGCGCAGGGTGCGGATCTGCGACGGTGGGTGGACGACGTGCAACTGACCTTCGGGGAGCGAATCCTGCCAGTAGACCACGAGATCGCGGGGGTCGCGGCGGCGTATCACGTTCCCGATCCGCGGCCGGAGCGCGACGCCCTCATCGCGGCGACGGCCGAAGTCGCAAATCTGGTGGTCGTGACCCGGAATGTGCGCGACTTCGAGGCCTTCGGTGTTCCCCTCTTCGACCCCTGGTCCGCCGGCTCCTGA
- a CDS encoding type II toxin-antitoxin system Phd/YefM family antitoxin — MAIITAREFNQDTSAAKRSATTEPLIITDRGEPSFVLLTYAEYQQLTGGVRSIVDMLRQDERGDFDMEFPPAHIESKAIDL, encoded by the coding sequence ATGGCCATCATCACGGCGCGGGAGTTCAACCAAGACACCTCGGCGGCCAAGCGGAGCGCCACCACGGAGCCGCTCATCATCACCGATCGTGGTGAGCCGTCGTTCGTCCTGCTGACCTACGCGGAGTATCAGCAGCTGACCGGTGGAGTCCGCAGCATCGTCGACATGCTGAGACAGGACGAGCGAGGAGACTTCGACATGGAGTTCCCGCCGGCCCACATCGAATCGAAAGCGATCGACCTGTGA
- the hpaH gene encoding 2-oxo-hept-4-ene-1,7-dioate hydratase, which yields MSKGLRVLDRPTIQAIADELAAAERDRTTVPLLTARHPDMTVEDSYAVQRLWVERGLAEGRRLVGRKIGLTSKVMQQATGITEPDYGAIFADMVYETGSVIPFEQFSNVRIEVELAFVLAEPLAGPDVTLFDVLDATKYVVPALEILSSRIEMQGRTIVDTISDNAAMGGMVVGGRPVAVDAVDLRWVSALLYRNETIEESGVAAAVLDHPATGVAWLANKLAQHGTRLEAGDIVLAGSFTRPMWVERGDTVHADYGTLGAVTCRFV from the coding sequence ATGTCGAAGGGACTCCGAGTGCTCGATCGCCCGACCATCCAGGCCATCGCCGACGAACTCGCCGCCGCCGAGCGCGACCGCACGACCGTCCCGCTTCTGACCGCGCGCCACCCGGACATGACGGTCGAGGACTCCTACGCCGTCCAGCGCCTCTGGGTCGAGCGCGGGCTCGCCGAGGGGCGCAGACTCGTCGGCCGCAAGATCGGCCTCACCAGCAAGGTCATGCAGCAGGCGACCGGGATCACCGAGCCCGACTACGGTGCGATCTTCGCCGACATGGTCTACGAGACCGGGTCCGTCATCCCGTTCGAGCAGTTCTCGAACGTGCGCATCGAGGTGGAACTCGCCTTCGTGCTCGCCGAGCCGCTCGCGGGCCCCGACGTCACCCTGTTCGACGTGCTGGATGCGACCAAGTACGTCGTCCCGGCGCTCGAGATCCTGTCGTCCCGCATCGAGATGCAGGGCCGCACGATCGTGGACACGATCTCCGACAACGCCGCGATGGGCGGCATGGTCGTCGGCGGCCGCCCGGTCGCGGTGGATGCCGTCGACCTGCGCTGGGTCTCGGCGCTGCTCTACCGCAACGAGACGATCGAGGAGTCGGGTGTCGCCGCGGCCGTCCTCGACCATCCCGCCACCGGCGTCGCCTGGCTCGCGAACAAGCTCGCCCAGCACGGCACGCGCCTGGAGGCCGGGGACATCGTCCTCGCCGGGTCGTTCACGCGCCCGATGTGGGTCGAGCGCGGGGATACCGTCCACGCCGACTACGGAACCCTGGGAGCCGTGACATGCCGATTCGTCTAA